The following DNA comes from Aquila chrysaetos chrysaetos chromosome 9, bAquChr1.4, whole genome shotgun sequence.
TTCTGGGAAcggtttaaagaaaaatgcattttttgatCATATGGAGCTTCTTGtagaaactggttttgctgtttgtttgtaACACttagttgctttaaaaaaaggactgaGATGTTGCTTCATCACTACAGATGGTGCACGGCTCCCTTGCTCCGGCGGCCCCGGCTGCACTGACACCGCGGGGCTGCTCTCTGGCAGCGGTGGTGGTTTACCCGTTTCACAACAGCAGGTGAAGGAGGACGTGGAGGCTGCAGTCAGTTGGTGCTCGGTCGGCCGCAGTGTCTGCCCGGCTGGCGGAGCAGCCACGCATTGGCACGCTGTGCAGTGTCGGGAAGGAAGTCTGCAGgcgtgtgtgtctgtgtgtgtgtctgtgtgcacgGGCAAGAGCTGGAGCCGTTTCCGGAGCAGGGTGTCTCGGGCTGGGCTGTTAAACTGCCGCTGCTCCGCGCCCCAGATCATTTGTGGCACTGCAGAAGCGCACCCAGggatgcagctgctgctccgCGGACCTGCAGCCTTGTCTGGGCCTGAAATCCCATGGTCAATGGGAGGCCAGGCCAGGGTCAAGCAGAAAGCCTTGCAGGGAAGGAGGGCGATGCATGCGCTGCGGATAAGCTCTTGCAAAGTTTGTGCTGGGTGGAGTTTCCCTCTGTTTTCTAATTAGTGCTGAAGTGGAGGGGCCGCGTGACGTTCGAtggcagctgggcaggagaggaggagactCTTGGGTGTCTGGAATAACAATTAGTGTCCGTACGTGAAATGTTCTCAGAAACACCCTCTGAGGCCGGGATGCCGTCGTGCATCAAGGGGGAGCTGACTGTGGGAAgggcccagctgcagcagccccacGACGAGCCTGTGGTCCTGTGCACACGCCGCGAGCCTCGGAGCGGACTGCCATCCTGCCGGGTCCTGGCCTCTTGGGATGCTCCGCTGCAGCACGGCCCCCCACATGGCAGCTTTACTTGGaaagctgcagccctgctgggaCAGgtcctccctgctcctgcccgccCGTGTCTGGAGGAGGGTGTCCTGGAGGGACATGGCTGCTGTACTGCTGGCAGGATGTGGGCAGGACCCCTGCACAGGCACGCTGTCACCGTGCTCTGCGCTTGCAGGACAGCTTCAGCCGAGGCGGTGCACGCGGCTGCTGGGCTCCCCGGGATGGGTGCAGTCCTCGTGGGCTCAGGTGTTGTGTCCTTGTGGGAAACCGGGCATTTGGGCTGATGTGCGGGTTTTGGTTGCCTACCTGACGGGGTTGGTGAGGCTGGAGAGAGCTTTGTTCCTTGGGCTGGAGTGGGGGAGATCACTGCAGCGTGGACAGCTCCTAATGCAGAGGTTGGCATCCTGTGACCCTGCCTGGAGGCACGAGCATGACCTGCGAGACCTGGGGAGTCCTCTGGGCCCcatctccttttgctgttaCTGGTTTGGGGACTCTGACCATAGTCCCACTTTTGCCTGATTTCATTTGTGCCAAAGCCTGCGGCAGGCAAGTTGCTTCCTCTGGGACGGGTTGTTGTACCAGTTGCTTGTGGCAAGTTTCCGTCACACACGTTTGGACTGTCGTCCCCTGGGTTTTAAACATCCCAGCTGCTCCTGTCCCTCTTAGGCTTCTCCCTTCCAGGAGGCTTCATTTCCTAAAAGAGTAGCCGCCTTCCCGCTTCCCTCGGCTTCTCCTTCTGGCTCAGCCCTGCTGATGCCACCACGGTGGAGCAGTGCTGGTGCCTCTGGGCAGGTGGCCAAGTTGCAGGCGTGCAACGTCTGGCTGCTGGCGCTGACCGTGAGCTGGGGGCACCAGCTCCGCCAGGACCACCTTTCCTCTGGGCTTGGTGGGAGGCTGTGAGCAGGAGGGGTGCATGCGGCAGGGAAAGGTGCCGAGAAGGAGAGCATCGCTCGTCACCGCGCACGCAGATGTCTgcaataaataaacaaattgaCACTAtggcttttcttccccattAGGTATTTTCGCGGCCACCTGTGTTTCAGCATGAAGCTTGGCTAGCAGCAAAATGAACTTACCGGGGGAAGGTAAGCACATATGGATGGCATGTGCCAGAGCAGTTGATTCCCCTGTGATGCTGGGTGTGGGATGGTGAATATTTCATAGGTCTGTCCACACTGCCACTGATGCCCTGTTAATATTGTATTGTCTTTGCAAGCTGACAAGAAACGGTTTAAGCCTTGTTTATACTAATGTCTGATCAGCATGCAAAATAAGGAAGACTTTCTGCGTGTAGGAGCTCTTGTGTCCTTGTTTGTCACTGCTCTGCTGTCActtccccaccagctcccaTCTTTCCCCACGCTCTCTGCTCTCAGTACCAGCCTTGCCCTTATGGCAGTTGGGGACTGAGCCCCTGGCTGTGGGTCACAGTCTGTCCCTGTCCTGCAGTGTCCAAGCTGCACTCAGGGGCTTCAGCCTGGGATCGGCTGCTGGCACTTTGATTTCTGCTCCCCGTCACCAGCTGCAGTGGTTTTCAGTCCCTGCTGTGATGTGCCAGAGAAGCCCCTGAGAGCTCCGTAATTCCTGCTGGAGTGGAGAGCTCTCAGAGCCAGCTTGGGCATCTGAAGGACTGGAAAGTCATCTCTGATCAGACAGCCGAGCTGCCTAATTATGCCATGATATTTTCCACCAGAATATCTGCTGTGGAGGAAATTATCCATCCCCCTTCTCTTGTAGGCTAATAAGACGCATAAATTTGGGGAAATTCTTAGTGGAGGATTGCAGAAAAGAGTTGAAAATAAGCTGGGATTGTTTGTGGTTGCTCGGCAGACCGCTGCCAAGCACGGTCACGGATCCTTGTTCAGCCCGCCTGGGTACACCGGGGTAATCCCACCAGAgaagtttgttttgcttcagcCCTCCCGGTGCCTGCGGCTCTCATGCAGGAGGCAGAGCGGGGCTGTTCTGCTGGCAGGAGCAAAGGTGTGCTGCAGCGGTGGGGAGAGTCCGGAGCACAGCGGGAGGGAGAAGCTGTGCTCCCCGATGGCAGCCGTCACCACCtgcctctctgcctctcctgctgccccacGGCGGTGCGAGAGCTTCCCCATGGTGGTGGCATTGGATGGGCAGCGGTGGGGCTGTGTCCATCCTGGCCAGGCAGGCAGGATGATCCCCAGGGACATGGCACTTTGTCCCGCCGGGTGCTGCTGGAGCGGGGCTGGTACCACAGGCTCCCAGCCAGCCTCCCGCTTTGCACAGCAAATTGAGCGAGTCCCTTTGTTCCCTTCCGGCGGCactcagagcagagctggcggAGCTGCTGGGAGCATCTCGGTGGGAAACGCTCACTGTAAGCTGTTTTTTGCAAAGAACAGAGCACTTCTGTGCTCACAAACTCCTTTTTAAACTGCAGATCTTTCCTCGTAATTAGCCTGCCTTGGTCTGCATAGCCATAATTATTCCAGCTGGCCTTAAATCCTGACTACCGTGCATTGAGATGGGTCTTGCGgcatttgcaattatttttagggtgaacatttgaatatatttacaTGACTGAAGCAGATCAAGATagcaggaaggagcagaggagcaCTTGTCTTTTTAATAGGTCTGACTCTGCACTTGGTGCTGCAAAAACGCCAGAGCTGTTTGTTGTTCCCTCTGATTTACATCTAAACAAATGGACCAGCATTTGACTTTTTGACTTTTATCTAGTATATGGGCATGCATTTGAAACTGTTTAACCTTGGTATGTTGACTAAGCAGTTGGCCAGGATGTTAACCATGgtgctaaaaataattttggtggTGATGTTACTTAGCTGCTGGGATGGGAAAACACATACCTGGGCAGGCAGAGAGGCACTGCCTCTGTGTCGTGGTAATCCGATGGCTTGAGCAGAATAAAAGCAGAGCGGGTAGATGGTGAGCAGCTCAGCGCTTCACCAGTCTGGGTAGGTGGAGTGGGATGTCAGGGGCTGGAAGGGGAACAGAGTGAGTCCTCGAGTGCAGGGCCAGTTCTGCTGGCAGGTAGGGCAGGGGCAGCGAGGCTGCCTGGCTCCCTGCTGCCAAGGGGCTTTGCACAGGCCGCTGCTAAATTTGCTCTTTCGTGGAGAGAGTTgagaggagaaaatgtttttctgaagcagttctTTGGAttgtcagcaaaacaaaacacatggaCGTCCCGTTCCTTCCACTCCATTCAGCTCCCGCCCCAGCCACATAATCACAAAGAACTTGAAATCCCTGGGTGAGCCCAGGGGAGGATTGCAAAACCTGTACTTGCAAATGGAGCAGAAGAGGGGGAGGGCATGGGAAGCAGTGCCAGTGTTCGCAGGAGTCCCTCtagggcaggcagcagagcaggagactTGGAGAAACTGCAGGCTTCCTGCTGGATATCCTACTGAGACGCAGAAAACCCAAAAAGCCTTATTGCCAGATGAAGTCTCCAAGGATTTTTAGGTAAGGTCAGTCTCCGGAGGAAGGGCATTTAACGCTGACTCTGTGTGATCCTGTTAGCCTTCATATGGTTTAATTTCTTAATGCGTTTCATTGTAATGGGTAACTGCTTCTCCTGACTCAGACCCTTAAAATTTGCATgagatgcttttgtttttctcttgtttcagcttttccccctcccctgcgACAGCACATtgaaactaaagaaaatgtaGGAAGGAGACAGGTGGCTGAGAGAAGTGAGAAGACGGTGGTGTGCTCAGCTCAGttttggaaggaaggagaacTGCAGGGAGGGTTTGGGCTTCATCTGGGATGGAGCAGACTCTCTGTAAAGACTCTTTTGAGGACTGACTGGGTACGCATGGCCCGTTCTCTCCGAAAAGTTCCCGGAGCTTTGCTTCAGCTGTAAACCAGTGTTTCTGGGTACACAAACAGTCCAGAAATGATCTCTTTGGGTGTGCTCCGAGACAGACTTTAATTACCTCATGGGTAGAAGGCATCTAGCCTGAAAGTTGCTGATAAGTGAAAGAGATTATGAAATCTTGGGATGGCGTCAGCATCCTGAAGGAGCCAGGCTGGACGCTGAGGTGCCGTCGGGCTGGATTGCGGCTCCTGCTCCTCTGACCGTGCTGTGTTTCTCTTGCAGATGCCCGTTGGGTTGAACACTTGCTAGCTGAAAGCTGAAGCGTGGTCACCAGCCTGTGCAGAGGAGAACAGGATGCGGGTCACCATGAGGAGGGTGTTGCTGGTGTTGGGCTCAGTGGTCGCCCTGATGGTGACTCTGCACCTTGGCCAGCAAGTCCTGGAGTGCCAGCAGGTCCTGAGTGAGAGGAGACACAGGCTGATGAGACCCGAGAATGAGGAGCTGGTCATGGTGGACTCCAACCACGTCGAGTATCGTTACAGCAAGGAGATGCCCCTGATATTCATTGGTGGGGTCCCACGGAGCGGCACAACACTGATGAGGGCCATGCTCGATGCCCACCCTGAGGTGCGCTGCGGAGAGGAGACCCGCATCATCCCCCGTGTGCTGGCAATGCGGCAGGCCTGGTCCAAATCGGGGCGAGAGAAGATGCGTCTGGACGAAGCGGGGGTGACGGACCAAGTTTTGGATGCCGCTATGCAGGCCTTTATACTGGAAGTGATCGCCAAGCATGGCGAGCCAGCCAGGTATTTGTGTAACAAGGACCCCTTCACGCTGAAGTCCTCTGTCTACCTGTCCAGGCTGTTCCCCAATTCCAAATTCCTCCTGATGGTTCGAGATGGCCGGGCTTCAGTCCACTCCATGATCACACGGAAAGTGACGATCGCGGGCTTCGACCTGAACAGCTACCGAGACTGCCTGACCAAGTGGAACAAAGCCATCGAGGTGATGTACTCCCAGTGCTTGGAGATCGGGCGGTCCCGGTGCCTGCCCGTCTACTACGAGCAGCTGGTGCTGCACCCTGAGCAGTCCATGCATGCCATCATGAAGTTCTTGGACATCTCCTGGAGCGACACGGTGCTGCACCACGAGGAGCTGATAGGGAAGCCCGGCGGGGTGTCACTTTCCAAGTGAGTGTCTCAGCTTCTGCCTTGGCTTTTCGAGGAGCATTTTTGTTACCTGAAGCAGATCAAGGCTAAAACTGGGGGCAAAGACACGTCACTTGTGTTTATGCATGCTTTTCAGGGGCAGAAGTGGCAGCACATCCAGTTTTGTGGCCATAGGTTTTGTGCTTTTGAGTAAAGACGGCTTGAATACTAGCAATCTGTTGTACCCAACAGAACGGTTTGTCAGGCGAGGATTTTAGGAGCAGGTGACTGCTTTATTCATCTGTCTTGAcactgcagaaattattttggtctCTAATTTGAAAAGAACTGCTTGCTCTGAAATGTGAGCTCTTTAATGCCTCTCTTCAACACCTGTCCTCAAATACCTCCTTACCGCGATTAGTTTTGCTGCTAATGAATGGCTTTCAGTGGTGAGCAGCAATTCTTGCCAGGTTTGGTGCTGGTAttgcagaataaaagaaatacctgTTCTGTGGAGACACACCCCAGCACTCCTTCCTTGCTGGCTGTAGGTCTGTGGGTGCAAGGACACTGCTTGCCTTCTCCCACCTTCTTCTCCTCTTTTAACGCTCTTTATTTCCTAAATGGAGGCTTAAGCCTAAATTAGCAAAATTTAATCAGTGGTGTAAGGGAACCATACAAGCAGTCTTTGTATAAATTGGTCGTGCCCGAGTGGTGAGGGCAGCTGTGGACACGCAgctgctctgtttctctgtttcgGCCGTGCGTGTGTGGCCGGGCTCCGCTTCCCTCCGCCCTGAGACACTCTTCCATAGGAGGCTGTGCGGCATTGCCTGTGCCTTAGCCGTCGGTAAATGGGACGCTCTCATGAGGCTCAGGATCTGCAAAGATCCATCCCTCTTAGGACGCCGCATCACCCATGCCGTGCGGAGTGTGGTTTCCTTTGGCTGGAGCCAAGCAGGTGGCTGCTCACCCCAGGCCAGCATCCCACTGAGCACAGGGTGCAGAGGCAGGGGCTGTACCTGAGAGGGCCTCACTCCTCGAGGGGCTTGGAGGGCAGGGAACGTGGCCGGCAGGGAGCATGTCCCAGTGCCCTTACCCCAGGCAAACCAGGAAGGCAGTTGTGGTGTAGGATAGGGAGATGTAGGCACCTTGGATGGCTGAAGTGATGATTTCTCCAGGGCTTTCAGCGCTATTTGCTCAGAGTAAATTTTTCTGAGATTACTTAACAGATAAGTTTTTGGATTTTCAGTGGGATTGTGTGGTGTAACTGTGATACAGACCACAcatctttcattattttcctgtgaTAAGCAGAGGTGTCCTGCTAACACCCTGACCCGGTGCAGGACGGATCCCCCCCGTACACGGGGACCCAGTCTCTGGGGCTGTGGAAATCCCTGCCAGGATCCACTcccccagagcagggctgtgagCGGGAAGGGTCTGccccagggctgtcctgctctgcctcgtgccagctctgctccaggcagACCCAGCGTTTGCGCGCTGAGCGTTTGTTCTGCACGCGTGTCTTGGGCATTGGAAGCGAAATGTTGAGATGGCAGTGAACACTAGCTGAAGGCTCTTCCGTCTGAACCCAGTATATGCGTGAAATCCAACTTCAGTgtcttgatttgtttttttctttattatttttccccaggatAGAAAGATCAACAGACCAGGTTATCAAGCCGGTGAACATGGAGGCATTATCTAAATGGATCGGGCACATCCCAGGGGATGTGCTGCAGGACATGGCCCACATCGCACCGATGCTCGCCAGGCTCGGCTACGATCCCTATGCCAACCCACCCAACTACGGCCACCCCGACCCCTTAGTTGTCAACAACACGCACAGAGTGAGTGTGGCTGCCGTCTGCCTGCGGCGCTGCCACGGGGAGGGGAGTGCTGACGTGGGGCTGTGGGTTTCCGCACCCACAGAGCCCTCTGGAGCAGAATAGGCTGCTGAACCAAATCTGGAAAGAGCAGGGGAGAAACAAACGCTCTCTTCCTTTTGGGAGGCTGGGAACGACAGACACGCAGTTACACCGAGATGATTTCAAAACAGATGCGTGCGGTAGATTGAGTCTGGCGTGGCTCAAACTGATGACGTTCCCTATGATTTTGTGGTGGTGTTCGTTTCTTCTGTTGTGGCAGATACTGACCTCTCCCTCCCTGATCTAGCCCCGCTCTCGAACCCAGGCGTGGGAGTCGTGTGCTGATCTTATCTAGGTGCACAGCTGTAGGCACTAGACATGCCGGTCTGGGGGACGCGCAGACTGTGCTGTGTCAGTGGGGAGCTCGCCAGCCACTCCTGCGGTCCCGTGGAGAATGCGAGTGGAGGCTCGTAATGCATTTGGGCAAaaccagaagattttttttttagaatattgACTCATGTCCCTGGAGCAGAACTGGAAGGAAGAAGCTGCAGAGCCACAGACAGCAGTTATTAAACAGAGGGAGTTTCTTATGTTTTGGGGTGGATCGGTTCCTCCCCGGCCTGAGGCTGGACtgtgcagccccccccagctTTGCATGTGCTCCCTGTGACGGTGCTCTGGGACGGGGTGTCCTTTGTCACActggtgggagcaggggaatGCCTGCGGGTGGGACCAGTCCCCGTGGTACTATGTGCAGATCATGGGCAGGCAGGCAAGTAGCAGCACTGACCTGGAAGGTCAGAATTGCTTCCCTGGAGCTGGTCCGTGCTCCGAGTGCTCTGGTGTTCTAGGACACAGGTGATTTGGGTGAACATCTGCCCTGCGCAGGGTTAGGGACTCTTTGGGTCTCTGACATGGACCTTTCTGTACTTCTTGGGATGAATTTGGAGAACTGGCACGATGGTAAAGACCGAAATACTCTCCCCTCCCAGGCTAAGGGAGAACCAGAGAATTGCTTGTGTCGGTTCCCTGCCCCTGCAGGATGCTGCTCCCTGTCTTTCCTTACAGTCAAGGAGGAGGAAACGTCCTGCTTTTGCCCCAGTATAGCACCCTGAGGTAGAACAAACGCCCATCAGGGTATTTCAGCTGGTTCAGGTATACTGGGACATAGGATGCAGTTAATGAGGTGGACTTGCTGATGTTCATAGAGCCACTACCCCAGAAGGGTCACtccaattttctcttttccatagGTTTTAAAGGGGGATTATAAAACGCCAGCCAATTTGAAAGGTCATCTGCAGGTAAGAGTCTGCTGTCCCTTTGAGGGCTTTGCCCTGTTTGGTTAATCCTGGGTGCCTGGTCCCTTGCTCCCTCTAATGGGCATTTGCAGGCTGGGCAGCCAAGGGTGGGAAATGATCCATGGGGATGATGTGCCTGTCCTTCCTGCTGTGCACCGCTCCCACCCTCCACACTTTCGTTGTTGATGTCCTGTGTATTCTGTGCTCCTCAGGACCCTGCTCATTCATCTCTGCCACCTCCTTCCTGGTCTGCTcgtgtgtgtggttttgtgctGTGGAGTTCAGTGCTCACTCATCAGAAACTTGTGCTCTTCATTCTCTTACTTTAAGACACTTTCTACCTTGCTCTCTGTTCACTTTATGAAAACTCATAAAGTTTTCGTTGCCACGGTCTTGCCTGCCTTAGGGAAGGGTGGCTTGTCTGACACACAGGTTACAGCTAGGTCTTCTAGTTCTTGTGTGATTGTGTTCAGGTGTCAAAAATACACTACGGGGCTCCCTCCCTAAAGAGCAGTGCTTGAAAACAATTAATAACCATCTTTTGTAATGCAGAGCAGGCCAACAGCCATTGcacattgtcatggtttaaccccagccagcaactaagcaccacgcagccgctcactcactcccccccacctggtgggatgggggagagaatcggggaaaaaaaagtaactcatgggttgagaaaagaacagtttaatagaacggaaaggaagaaactaataatgataataataacaatattaaaatgacaacaataataataaaaggaatgaaatatacaagtgatgcacaatgcaattgctcaccactcaccaaccgatgcccagttagttccccagtggcgatccccccccagacccactccccccagtttatataccgggcatgatgtcacatgatatggaatatccctttgtccagtttgggtcagctgtcccggctgtgtcccctcccagcttcttgtccccctccagccttcttgctggctgggcatgaggagctgaaaaatccttgacttggtctaaacactacttagcaacgactgaaaacatcagtgcgttatcaacattcttctcatactgaacccaaaacataacactataccagctactaggaggaCAATTAattctattccagctgaaaccaggacacacatacagcctttaaaaaaaaaaaaaaaaaaaagatgacttcttGACTCTCCAGAAAGCGCTACCTGCACAATATAGAGATGCAGTAGATTGGTGTTGATGTTTCAATCAAAGGTGCCAGGTTTTACCTGCTCAACATGTGGCCTCCTAAAGAAAGCAGGGGGATTGAGCTGCATCGCCAGTGTTGGGTGAGAAGATGCAGAGCCCAGTCCCGGACTGAGGAAGCAAGCCCGCTGGTGAAGTGAGTGTGTAGTGGCTTTCACTGCGAGAGGTGTCGCTGGCAGTTCCCGGATGGCTGCCCAGGGTGGTTCGTGTTGTGTGAACGGTAGTGAAGCAAGAGGCTGCGGTCTCGTGGCAGCATCTCCTGGCTGCTGGTTCTCtgcctttgtgctgctttctgcgtcctaaacatttccttttcttgctgctggGAACACAGCAGGAATGTTTTGAGTTGCAGATGGTAGTTTAAAGCTGACCCTTCTGTTTCCGGGTTATTCTAGGTGACTCAGAACACATCATCTTCTCACTAAGAAAATTAATGATTTCCAGGTAAGACCTTGTACTTCATTCTGGGACTTGGGCAAATCTGCCTGCTTTGCTCCAGGGGTAGCATTTCGCTTATGTAATTTCTTGTGCCTGTAGATTAGCCGGCCTGCTCCAGGCACGCTCATTATGCAAATGATCCCCTTCACGGTTGCTGTAGGTTTTCAGAACAATACTGTTACGTGAGACGATTTGTcagaaattctttttctgaGGTCTGAAAACCAGCTTGCTTCGGCAAAATCGAAATCAGCCACTTGGGAGAGTTATTACTGACTGTCCCCGTGGGGAGCATTGAAACGGGATGTGGAAATGTGTAGATGAGctgagctgctccccagctgtcTTCTAGGACGTGCCGTGGGCCCGTGGAAGGGAAGCTAAAGCAGCCGCGTCTGCTGTCAGTTTGGAAAAACAAGGCTGCTCCCTTGGGTTTCTGCTCCAGATACAAGCGTTGATATGTTGGATGTTTTTCCGTCTCTCTTTTCAGCTAGCCGCTACACTGAaacataaaatgtcatttttcttacTAAAAATGACCCTTTAAAAACTAGTTTCTATGTAAAAGCAGTATattgtgctaaaaaaaaaaaaagaatcgGAAGCATTGCGTGAGAATAGAAGTTGTGTGCCCATCGTCCCGGAGCTGGGACTCGGTttctttcttactatttttttctgtcatagcCGCTTCAAAACCGTTAGTTGGGCACCTGCTGTGCTGGCATGACCGGATCCTGCGCCTGAGTCTGTGTGTTCCTCTCTTCCAGAATGCTGCAACTGGCCTTTTGTTGTCCAACAAAGAAGAGTTTGCAATGGCACCAGTGGAAATCGGTTATCCAAGCATATTGCTTGCTAATACTATTGCCAAAATGACTGCTATACGAGgaatgtatttgcatttatttgcaaaggCCAAACGTTTTACGTGTCGTCGTCCGCCTTTTCCCAACGAAGGATCTGTGGAAACCGCAGCCGGCGTGGGGAGGAGATCGTGTATGCTGTGGCCATGGGACTCGTTAAATCGCGTTTAAATGTCTCGTAACGCTGTTCTCTAATCCGCGGGTCAGAAATAGGTGTCCTGACCTTGTAGAGCCTTTGTCGTGCgagtgacaccccccccccccccccccccccccagcccttcaCTGTGACTTACAGAGGCTATTGCAGAGTTAATATATGAGCCcacctccccccgcccccggcctcCTTCCTTTGTTGCACACcattaaaatgttgttttaatagcgcaggctctgccctcccttctctgctcccgggggggggcccggcctCAGGCCCCCCGCCCAGTGCAGGCCGCGGGGCGCCTGGGGCCGGGCCGCCAAACCATAGAGGAGCTGCTGTGCGTGAGGCCCTAGCGTGGCCgctccttccagcagctctACGGTTGTGGGCGTGGCTTAAGCGGCGCGTGGAGTGTGTTACCGGAAGGAGACGATTTAGTTCCGGGTGGCCGTGGCGTACCGGGATCGGCgggaggagcggggccgggctgggccgcGGTCCCCGTGTGTGGGCCGGCGGGTGCCCGCAGAGCGCCATGTCGATGTCGCACCTGTACGGTACGGACGGGGAAGATGGCGTGGAGATGGAGAACTTCGAGGTGTCGGACTGGGACCTGCAGAACGAGTTCAACCCCCACCGGCAGCGCCACCGGCAGAGCAAGGAGGAGGCCACCTACGGCGTGTGGGCCGAGCGCGACTCGGATGAGGAGCGGCCCAGCTTCGGCGGCAAGCGGTACGGGCCGGGAACGGAGCGAAGGGGCCCCCGGGCCGAGCCGGTCCCTCTCGGCCAGGGCCGCCCGTCCGGCGGCCCCCGGTTGTGCCGCACTTGGCGGGCGTGGGGAGCCGGGTGGGCAGGGCTCGGGTGGCTGCCCCTTCTGGTGGAGGTTTTCAGGTTGTAAACGCCTTCCCGAAGAGCCCAGCCTGGGACAGGGGCTGCCCTCGGGGCGGGCTGGTTCGCTGGAACAGAATTGGCTCACAGGTCTGGGTTTGGTGTAGCTCCAGGGATTACTCGGCCCCCGTGAACTTCATCAGCGCCGGGCTGAAAAAGTCAGCGGCTGAGGATGCGTCGGAAGAAGACTCCGATGAAGATGAAAAGCCTGTTAAGCAGGAGGACATCCCTAAAGAGTTTGTGCCGAAGAAGTTAAAAACAGTGAGTTATCCAGAAAGTTTTGAATTCTGCGTCATGTATTTATGAAACCTAGGCTGTAGTCAAAGGTGTAGAAACAATAATAGAGCGataaagaaagggagaaataatTAAAGCCAGAGAACCACACGCGATGGCGTGCAGTTAAGGGAGGTGTTTTCTCTGTCATCTGTAGCCATTCTGAGGTATTGTTGTGTGTCCTTGGGAACGTCAGTCATTTTGGTCCTTTTTGTCTCCCATAATAttccctttggtcagttgaggttaaaataaaagaatgtcCGTGGTTTGCTGcctttcaaagactttttttttttttaatcttgcagAATAGTATGATGAATCTAGGCATGTTATTGATTAAAAATCAAACCCTTATTTTCAGTTACCAAACACAGAAAGAATCAGGAAGCAGCTTCAGCTAAAGTCAGTGGTGGAGCCTAGTAACTGCCAGGTTGTCACTCTAAGCTTGTCAggactttccttttccatctaAGGAATTTCAGGAAACTCCTTAGATGTCAGGCAGCTTACTTGGATGCACAAGTCATGACATAGTGAGCTGTGCAGTGTGATGACAGCTGAAGCACTTCTGGGAAGAAACTtccttttcagtgaaattacaGAGGGCTTGGTTATTATGATGCCTTAAGGTcgtgtggggtttttttgtttctttatttgttttaacagGGTGGTAATTTCAAGCCTAGTCAGAAAGGCTTTGTAGGGGGGACAAAATCTTTCGTGGATTTTGGCAGCTGGGAGAGACACACTAAGGGAATTGGGCAGAAGCTTCTCCAGAAGATGGGTTACGTCCCCGGAAGAGGGCTCGGAA
Coding sequences within:
- the TPST2 gene encoding protein-tyrosine sulfotransferase 2, which codes for MRVTMRRVLLVLGSVVALMVTLHLGQQVLECQQVLSERRHRLMRPENEELVMVDSNHVEYRYSKEMPLIFIGGVPRSGTTLMRAMLDAHPEVRCGEETRIIPRVLAMRQAWSKSGREKMRLDEAGVTDQVLDAAMQAFILEVIAKHGEPARYLCNKDPFTLKSSVYLSRLFPNSKFLLMVRDGRASVHSMITRKVTIAGFDLNSYRDCLTKWNKAIEVMYSQCLEIGRSRCLPVYYEQLVLHPEQSMHAIMKFLDISWSDTVLHHEELIGKPGGVSLSKIERSTDQVIKPVNMEALSKWIGHIPGDVLQDMAHIAPMLARLGYDPYANPPNYGHPDPLVVNNTHRVLKGDYKTPANLKGHLQVTQNTSSSH